A portion of the Bdellovibrio sp. ArHS genome contains these proteins:
- a CDS encoding ATP-binding protein produces MPLPPSPEEKSVPSKKGNYQALALRVLFAVGISILLAQTNLEYIESYLYDLRNRTKLFNSTSGNIELVYITPKTIQTYKGFPSATEQTKLLRLLKAQSPKAVVYDFDLNETPGATSEKDIWESNIVSDKNVFVAGRSTPLKGEENQLVLQQPFEQISLSPSPKTTDLVNFAKDGVTRRMILTYQDRPLLSTHLAGLFNSGIQNVKSIRGVFDFYGTDQAYINFHPAKSFPSTSFESLLQGDVNPERFKDKIVLIGTDLGLNEAEYIQSPYNRDAMAMTRIELQANAIDTLITDSAPIRASKYVNWFLILIASLLTTHVVLTMKPAQGLMVLGGTLIGFVGISSLAFWVGGLWLPMAAPLLTIFLCYYFFIPYRLIVENRRSWEYYQKNRLLSQVEELKTNFISMMSHDLKTPIARIQGMTDMILADPVTLSPQQREAVDTIRHSSDDLLKFINAILNYGKIESQGVQLNLQSKDINNLLQEVIRKHEFLAKLKRIQIVSELEPMFPIPVDADLMKQVFSNLVENAIKYSPEDTKIMVSSEESATKVVVQVADQGPGIPADELPNIFMKFFRSKNAKSSPIKGSGLGLYLAKYFTELHHGRLFVESSHGNGSTFTVELPIEQGGTHA; encoded by the coding sequence ATGCCTCTTCCTCCCTCCCCCGAAGAGAAATCAGTTCCCTCTAAAAAGGGCAACTATCAAGCACTTGCGCTGCGGGTCTTATTCGCGGTGGGGATTTCTATTCTTTTAGCGCAAACGAACCTGGAATACATCGAGTCCTATCTTTATGACCTTAGAAATCGCACAAAGCTTTTCAACTCGACATCGGGAAATATCGAACTCGTCTATATCACGCCAAAAACTATTCAAACCTATAAAGGCTTTCCGTCCGCGACCGAACAAACGAAACTTTTACGTTTGCTAAAGGCCCAAAGCCCCAAAGCCGTCGTTTATGACTTCGATCTCAACGAGACTCCTGGAGCGACGAGTGAAAAGGACATTTGGGAATCGAACATCGTTTCTGACAAAAATGTCTTTGTGGCGGGACGTTCGACCCCTTTGAAAGGGGAAGAAAACCAGTTGGTTCTACAACAACCTTTTGAGCAGATCTCTCTTTCGCCGTCGCCAAAGACAACAGATCTCGTCAATTTTGCGAAAGACGGCGTCACCCGACGAATGATTTTAACCTACCAAGATCGCCCGTTGCTTTCCACACACTTGGCGGGTCTTTTCAACTCGGGAATTCAAAACGTAAAAAGCATCCGTGGGGTTTTTGATTTTTACGGAACCGATCAAGCTTATATTAATTTTCATCCTGCTAAATCATTTCCCTCAACCTCTTTTGAATCCTTACTGCAAGGAGATGTGAATCCCGAAAGATTCAAAGATAAAATTGTCCTGATTGGTACGGATCTTGGCTTAAATGAGGCGGAATATATTCAAAGCCCCTACAACCGGGATGCCATGGCCATGACCCGGATTGAATTGCAGGCCAACGCCATTGATACTCTGATCACCGACTCGGCACCGATACGAGCTAGCAAATACGTAAACTGGTTTTTAATCCTGATAGCTTCTTTGTTAACGACTCACGTTGTTCTGACCATGAAGCCCGCTCAGGGTCTTATGGTCTTGGGCGGCACTCTTATCGGTTTTGTGGGTATAAGCTCACTAGCGTTCTGGGTGGGTGGCCTGTGGTTGCCCATGGCGGCACCGCTTTTAACAATCTTCCTTTGCTACTACTTCTTCATTCCGTATCGCCTGATCGTCGAAAATCGACGTAGCTGGGAATATTACCAGAAGAACAGACTTTTAAGTCAGGTTGAAGAACTTAAAACGAATTTCATTTCGATGATGTCTCACGACCTAAAAACGCCGATTGCGCGCATTCAGGGAATGACGGACATGATTTTGGCGGACCCGGTGACGCTGAGTCCGCAACAGCGTGAAGCTGTCGACACCATCCGACACTCTTCCGACGATCTTTTGAAGTTTATCAATGCGATTCTGAATTACGGAAAAATCGAAAGCCAGGGCGTACAGCTTAATTTACAAAGCAAGGATATCAACAACCTGCTTCAAGAAGTCATTCGCAAGCACGAGTTTCTTGCGAAACTGAAACGCATCCAAATTGTTTCCGAACTAGAACCCATGTTTCCCATTCCGGTCGATGCCGATCTGATGAAACAAGTGTTCTCGAACCTGGTCGAAAACGCCATTAAATACAGCCCGGAAGACACCAAAATCATGGTTTCCAGCGAAGAGTCTGCCACCAAAGTCGTTGTCCAGGTCGCCGATCAAGGCCCTGGCATACCCGCCGATGAGCTGCCAAATATTTTCATGAAGTTTTTCAGATCCAAGAACGCCAAAAGCTCGCCGATCAAGGGGTCAGGATTGGGGCTTTATCTGGCTAAATACTTTACAGAACTCCATCATGGACGTCTTTTTGTAGAATCTTCCCATGGTAATGGTTCCACATTTACGGTAGAACTACCTATCGAGCAAGGGGGTACACATGCTTAA
- a CDS encoding radical SAM protein has translation MEQRRYKDIVAFKWGQNAPLAFHARNLEVAEISEDTWASMEDAAKSTEAGHELAIWESDANPDVKSGKLEPGIRSLTINVTQICNLKCTYCAAGGDGTYGEAQTKINVEKTLPQLQFFLERLPANSNFRITFLGGEPLLYPEGIQEIANYVRLMAAGRNIRPQFSIVTNGTLMNEKTLSVLKNIKANITISLDGPASINDKARPTKNGTGSTELVIEGLKLLSTARESLGRLTLHGVFNSDNMNLVSAYDFYREFDVDKYEFTYSVADNDEASNKEFVQQMNHIAKKAFTLGGETELRKIGAFDQYFSALDNQQQTENYCGAGKSFLMVDAKNNLFTCPWEVGNKAEQVGQGSHLDLEKLEQYQSPLIEKNSCQSCWARYLCGGGCMFIHKQSTGNKHQKDGQFCYRTRSLISTALLYYKISRESC, from the coding sequence ATGGAACAACGACGATACAAAGACATTGTAGCATTTAAATGGGGACAAAACGCTCCCTTGGCGTTCCATGCTCGCAATCTGGAAGTCGCTGAAATTTCAGAAGACACTTGGGCCTCAATGGAAGACGCCGCGAAATCGACTGAGGCGGGCCATGAACTGGCGATCTGGGAAAGTGACGCCAATCCCGACGTCAAATCAGGTAAACTAGAGCCCGGCATCCGCAGCCTCACTATTAACGTCACTCAAATCTGCAATCTCAAATGCACCTATTGTGCAGCCGGTGGCGACGGAACTTACGGCGAAGCCCAAACCAAAATAAATGTCGAAAAAACCCTGCCCCAGTTGCAGTTCTTTTTGGAAAGACTTCCTGCAAATAGCAATTTCAGGATTACCTTCTTGGGCGGTGAGCCCTTGCTTTATCCAGAAGGAATTCAAGAAATTGCAAACTACGTAAGACTGATGGCTGCAGGTCGAAATATTCGTCCGCAGTTTTCAATTGTCACTAACGGCACTTTAATGAATGAGAAAACATTAAGTGTTCTAAAAAATATCAAAGCCAACATCACTATCAGCCTTGATGGGCCGGCAAGCATAAATGATAAAGCTCGTCCAACCAAAAACGGGACAGGTAGCACCGAACTCGTTATCGAAGGCCTTAAACTTCTTAGTACGGCCCGAGAGTCTTTAGGACGCCTCACTCTGCACGGCGTGTTTAACAGTGATAACATGAATCTTGTTTCGGCTTACGACTTCTACCGTGAATTTGACGTGGATAAATATGAATTCACATATTCAGTGGCAGACAATGACGAAGCCAGCAACAAGGAATTCGTTCAGCAAATGAATCACATTGCCAAGAAGGCTTTTACTCTTGGTGGCGAAACGGAGCTCAGAAAAATAGGCGCCTTCGACCAGTACTTTTCCGCATTGGATAATCAACAACAAACGGAAAACTATTGTGGCGCGGGAAAGTCTTTCCTTATGGTAGATGCGAAAAACAATCTGTTCACCTGTCCTTGGGAAGTGGGCAACAAGGCCGAACAGGTCGGTCAAGGATCGCATTTAGACCTTGAGAAACTAGAACAATATCAGAGCCCGTTAATCGAAAAGAATAGCTGTCAAAGCTGCTGGGCGCGTTATCTTTGCGGCGGCGGCTGCATGTTTATACATAAACAAAGTACGGGCAATAAACATCAAAAAGACGGTCAGTTTTGCTATCGCACCCGCAGCTTGATTAGTACTGCATTATTATATTATAAAATCAGCAGGGAATCCTGCTAA
- a CDS encoding J domain-containing protein → MKIIFFFVLIWSSLSYGDEFSAQIDRLRNSKTFYDLLEVSPQATDDEIRKAYRRMARIFHPDLHATDPTRSRISTDVMQKLNRSREVLTDPVAKRNYDSTLRNKPSQNTRSQSSSSSAGKGTSYSYSSSSSSSSSSRQSSERPYNFEDFDTSSKGTSGTSSKWTPPEFEEPSVNPHKKSEGWGTWERGQEKAWNPQEFSDAEEPKGRSSSSGQNRSQTSPNSESSYRETSQRSSAAGPTESPRTSTTSAPEPDMPRTQAGSSYSPGARQAKKATDLYENVSRCGRGFYKSVIDTMM, encoded by the coding sequence ATGAAAATAATTTTTTTCTTCGTTCTTATATGGTCCTCGTTATCCTATGGCGATGAGTTTTCTGCGCAGATCGACAGACTTCGCAACTCGAAAACTTTCTATGATTTGTTAGAGGTCAGCCCCCAGGCAACTGATGACGAAATACGCAAAGCCTATCGACGAATGGCGCGCATTTTTCACCCAGACTTGCATGCAACAGATCCGACAAGATCAAGAATTTCGACAGATGTGATGCAGAAACTGAATCGCAGTCGAGAAGTTTTAACTGACCCCGTCGCAAAACGAAATTACGATTCAACCCTTCGCAATAAGCCAAGCCAAAACACGCGCTCACAAAGTTCGTCATCCTCTGCGGGCAAAGGGACTTCTTACTCTTATTCATCTTCATCTTCATCTTCATCGTCTTCGCGGCAGTCTTCCGAACGCCCCTATAACTTTGAGGACTTTGACACCAGTTCCAAAGGAACTTCAGGAACGAGTAGCAAATGGACGCCTCCTGAATTTGAAGAGCCCTCCGTGAACCCCCACAAAAAATCAGAAGGCTGGGGCACTTGGGAAAGAGGTCAGGAGAAGGCCTGGAATCCCCAAGAATTTAGCGATGCCGAAGAACCCAAAGGTAGAAGTTCCTCTTCTGGACAGAATCGTTCACAGACTTCCCCAAACTCAGAGTCGTCTTACCGGGAAACGTCGCAACGATCCTCTGCTGCCGGGCCGACGGAATCGCCAAGAACCTCCACCACTTCAGCTCCCGAGCCTGATATGCCTCGTACTCAAGCTGGGTCTTCGTATTCTCCCGGAGCCAGACAGGCAAAAAAAGCGACTGATCTTTATGAGAATGTCTCCCGCTGTGGGCGCGGATTCTATAAAAGTGTGATCGATACGATGATGTAA
- a CDS encoding 2Fe-2S iron-sulfur cluster binding domain-containing protein, with protein sequence MKVKFIIGDQTTEVVAEEGRTLLDLALIAQLTPPYSCMEGRCGTCEALIEEGKTSQDVEGARIVRTCQAVPWSDYVVVNYNKKSSS encoded by the coding sequence ATGAAAGTAAAATTTATCATCGGAGATCAAACGACAGAGGTTGTTGCTGAAGAAGGGCGCACTCTTTTAGACCTTGCTTTGATTGCTCAACTCACTCCCCCTTACAGTTGTATGGAAGGTCGTTGTGGAACGTGCGAGGCTCTGATCGAAGAAGGCAAAACCAGTCAGGATGTGGAGGGGGCTCGCATCGTTAGGACCTGTCAGGCCGTACCATGGTCTGATTATGTCGTTGTGAACTATAATAAAAAGTCCAGCTCCTAA
- a CDS encoding MBL fold metallo-hydrolase — translation MSLTIKFWGVRGSLPSAPPPTDWTYHIEGVLRNFFSMGYRDPSQISKYIQTAEVPSIGGYGAATTCVEIQSNKAQLIIDGGSGIRNLSERIMTGTTGRSKGAFHIFMTHFHWDHVIGLPFFTPHFIPGCEVHYYAVQPELEKLIRGIFSRPYFPVPFEALKAKVVFHTLEPRKPFHLEDMTLTPYQLDHPDPCWGLKVESEGKVYAHCVDTEGTRVTREELADDLPLYQNVDLMYFDAQYTLPELAEKANWGHSAAQVGLDIALREGIKRILFAHHDPGARIEQVLELKRQTREYYESREKFAARNGETLAPIPWDFAYEGLEIKL, via the coding sequence ATGTCGCTCACGATAAAATTTTGGGGAGTGCGGGGATCTCTTCCGTCAGCGCCGCCGCCAACGGATTGGACTTATCATATAGAAGGAGTTCTTCGTAACTTCTTCTCTATGGGCTATCGTGACCCCTCGCAGATTTCTAAGTACATTCAGACCGCCGAAGTTCCCAGTATTGGCGGCTATGGCGCAGCTACGACCTGCGTAGAGATTCAAAGCAATAAGGCGCAATTAATTATCGACGGTGGTAGCGGTATTCGTAATCTCAGTGAGCGCATTATGACCGGCACTACCGGCCGTTCCAAAGGGGCCTTCCATATATTCATGACTCATTTTCACTGGGATCATGTCATTGGATTGCCCTTCTTCACACCGCATTTTATTCCGGGCTGTGAAGTGCACTATTACGCCGTTCAACCCGAACTTGAAAAATTAATTCGGGGCATTTTCAGTCGACCTTACTTTCCTGTTCCCTTTGAAGCGTTGAAGGCGAAGGTGGTGTTTCATACATTGGAACCACGGAAGCCCTTTCACCTTGAGGACATGACTTTGACACCCTATCAACTAGACCATCCGGATCCTTGTTGGGGCTTGAAAGTCGAAAGCGAAGGGAAGGTTTATGCCCATTGTGTTGATACCGAAGGCACGCGGGTCACTCGTGAAGAGCTGGCCGATGACCTGCCACTGTATCAAAACGTGGACTTGATGTATTTCGATGCGCAATACACTCTTCCTGAATTGGCGGAAAAGGCGAACTGGGGGCACAGTGCGGCTCAAGTGGGCTTGGACATTGCTTTGCGTGAGGGAATTAAGCGCATTTTGTTTGCGCATCATGATCCCGGTGCGCGCATTGAACAGGTCTTAGAACTTAAAAGACAGACGCGTGAATACTACGAATCTCGCGAAAAATTCGCCGCCAGAAATGGTGAAACTCTGGCGCCGATTCCATGGGACTTTGCCTACGAAGGCTTAGAAATTAAACTTTAA
- a CDS encoding transglycosylase domain-containing protein: MTLVIISGLGVGVYAYFALEKELTEKLESKKFIIPTEFYAAPPTFYANSVIQISDVEKQLLRQNYRRREYDQRILPGDYFIANREQCAARLQIGLNENQEVCIGWVTQETSTVDVDSSLQVLVVQKDHLVSQVFKGAPFTEVSEAYAEAPLLAQYIGNEPLMQRTVTLGEVPPMCLNAIMAIEDAQFLEHGGVSIKGIFRALLKNIAAGRRAQGGSTITQQLVKNYFLTSERTLKRKLQEFVMSILLESRFSKDQILETYLNVIYMGQNGAFQVRGYGSAARYYFGKDIADLNLSECSLMAAIVNSPGLYNPFRKPVNAERRRHLVLEKMQGLKFVSKEEADIADRMPLPGEPRTQASETAPYYLDAVRKQLLSQNINPEGLKIFTALDLEAQEVAQMSLSNHLDNLEKNNKYIKGLHDKGHNLEGSVLVANNSTGLVSVVVGGRNYRMTQFNRAIDGHRQIGSIMKPFVYLTALLNETPEGHPYTPITLLNDEKFNYKYEGQTWSPVNYGKQYFGSVPMFYALKNSLNAATASLGIAVGLGNVVDVTHTMGVTSELKSFPAMTLGAFEMYPKEVLQSYMTLAKMGQKQPISFVRRAVNSEGTEVFVHKISTEPTVDSAAVASLVGMMKQTVLSGTARSITLSGFQNPAAGKTGTTSDNKDAWFAGFTPYLTSVVWVGYDNNIPHRLTGSSGAVPVWTSFMKKIGTRFPADDFTWPENTKKVVLDQSTLESLNAYKENDPAQVELIFDANKAPEGF; encoded by the coding sequence GTGACGCTTGTAATCATCTCTGGCCTTGGTGTTGGCGTCTATGCTTACTTTGCACTGGAAAAAGAACTGACCGAAAAATTGGAATCCAAAAAGTTCATAATTCCGACTGAATTCTACGCCGCACCTCCCACATTTTATGCCAACAGTGTTATCCAGATTTCTGACGTGGAAAAACAACTTCTGCGCCAAAACTATCGCCGTCGCGAATATGACCAACGCATTCTTCCCGGGGATTATTTTATTGCAAATCGGGAACAATGTGCGGCCCGCCTTCAGATAGGACTTAACGAAAATCAAGAAGTCTGTATCGGCTGGGTGACGCAAGAAACCTCTACCGTCGATGTGGACAGCTCCCTGCAGGTTTTGGTCGTGCAAAAGGATCATTTGGTTTCTCAGGTTTTCAAAGGGGCCCCTTTTACCGAAGTGAGTGAGGCCTACGCCGAAGCTCCTCTTCTTGCTCAATACATCGGCAACGAACCGCTCATGCAAAGAACAGTGACTTTGGGTGAAGTGCCGCCCATGTGCCTGAATGCCATCATGGCCATCGAAGATGCGCAGTTTTTAGAACACGGCGGAGTCAGCATCAAAGGCATCTTCCGCGCATTGCTTAAAAATATCGCAGCCGGACGCCGCGCCCAAGGTGGCAGCACGATCACGCAACAGCTTGTGAAGAATTACTTCTTAACCAGCGAACGCACTCTGAAACGCAAGCTTCAAGAGTTTGTGATGTCCATTTTGTTGGAGTCCCGTTTTTCCAAAGATCAGATTTTGGAAACCTATCTCAACGTGATTTACATGGGACAAAACGGCGCCTTTCAAGTTCGAGGTTATGGTTCCGCCGCCCGTTATTACTTCGGCAAAGACATCGCAGATTTAAATCTTAGCGAATGTTCATTAATGGCTGCCATCGTCAACAGCCCCGGCCTTTACAACCCTTTCCGTAAACCCGTCAATGCTGAACGCCGCCGCCATCTGGTGCTGGAGAAGATGCAAGGACTGAAATTTGTCTCTAAAGAAGAGGCAGACATCGCGGATCGCATGCCTCTTCCCGGAGAACCACGCACTCAGGCTTCCGAAACGGCGCCTTATTATCTGGATGCGGTTCGCAAGCAGTTGCTTTCACAAAACATCAATCCAGAAGGTCTTAAAATTTTCACGGCGTTGGATTTGGAAGCGCAAGAGGTGGCGCAGATGTCACTGAGCAACCACCTGGACAATCTGGAAAAAAACAATAAATACATCAAGGGTCTGCACGACAAGGGTCACAATCTTGAAGGCAGCGTTTTAGTCGCCAATAACTCTACCGGGTTGGTCAGCGTTGTTGTCGGCGGTCGCAATTACCGAATGACTCAGTTCAATCGCGCTATCGACGGTCATCGCCAGATCGGCTCGATCATGAAGCCCTTCGTTTATTTGACCGCACTTTTAAACGAAACCCCCGAAGGACATCCCTACACGCCGATCACTTTGCTAAATGATGAAAAATTCAACTATAAGTACGAGGGGCAAACGTGGTCTCCGGTGAATTACGGCAAGCAGTATTTCGGTTCGGTTCCGATGTTCTATGCATTGAAGAATTCTCTCAATGCCGCGACAGCCTCTTTAGGCATTGCGGTTGGACTTGGGAATGTCGTTGATGTCACTCATACGATGGGCGTCACCTCAGAACTGAAGTCGTTTCCTGCGATGACTTTAGGGGCCTTTGAAATGTATCCGAAAGAAGTGCTGCAAAGCTATATGACTTTGGCCAAAATGGGACAGAAGCAACCGATCTCTTTCGTAAGACGAGCGGTGAATTCGGAAGGGACCGAAGTCTTTGTTCACAAGATAAGCACCGAACCGACAGTGGATTCTGCGGCCGTTGCAAGCCTTGTGGGTATGATGAAACAAACGGTGCTGTCAGGAACGGCCCGATCTATCACTCTGAGCGGCTTTCAAAACCCAGCCGCTGGCAAAACGGGCACGACCAGCGATAATAAAGACGCCTGGTTCGCAGGATTCACACCCTATCTGACATCCGTTGTTTGGGTGGGCTACGACAATAATATTCCCCACCGCCTGACAGGTTCCAGTGGCGCTGTTCCCGTATGGACCTCTTTTATGAAGAAGATTGGCACACGCTTCCCTGCCGACGACTTTACTTGGCCAGAAAACACCAAAAAAGTTGTTTTAGATCAAAGCACCTTGGAATCTTTGAATGCTTATAAAGAAAACGATCCAGCCCAGGTCGAACTGATCTTTGACGCCAACAAAGCGCCTGAAGGATTTTAA
- a CDS encoding co-chaperone GroES, with protein MKGLVVAKKKASAKKANVKKVVKKTASKKTPKKVAKKSAPVKKSSAKKSAGKKAPVKKAAVKKAAVKKTAAKKTVKSAAAKKTAKAPVKKTAAAPKASHLVKETKAVKNLDLSGFVTPLDDRLIVQLSGAEKMTPGGLYIPDTVADTSGNLQGSVVAVGRGHMTKKGHLKPMDVQVGDKVIFSEYAGNKIEIQNEDLIILREGDVLGVVAK; from the coding sequence ATGAAAGGATTGGTTGTGGCTAAGAAGAAAGCTTCTGCTAAAAAAGCCAATGTAAAAAAGGTCGTCAAAAAGACCGCTTCTAAAAAAACTCCAAAAAAAGTCGCAAAAAAATCAGCACCGGTTAAGAAAAGTTCTGCGAAAAAAAGCGCAGGAAAAAAAGCTCCTGTGAAGAAGGCCGCCGTAAAAAAAGCGGCCGTCAAGAAGACGGCTGCTAAGAAAACGGTGAAATCGGCCGCGGCGAAAAAAACGGCGAAGGCTCCGGTCAAAAAGACGGCGGCTGCTCCGAAGGCTTCTCATTTGGTCAAAGAAACAAAAGCGGTGAAGAATTTGGATCTCAGCGGTTTCGTCACTCCTTTGGATGATCGTTTGATTGTGCAACTTTCTGGTGCAGAAAAAATGACTCCAGGGGGATTATACATTCCCGACACCGTTGCTGACACGTCCGGCAATCTTCAGGGAAGTGTGGTTGCTGTTGGTCGCGGTCACATGACAAAAAAAGGTCATTTGAAGCCGATGGACGTGCAGGTCGGTGATAAAGTGATTTTTTCTGAATACGCGGGCAATAAAATAGAAATTCAAAACGAAGACCTCATCATCCTTCGCGAGGGGGATGTCCTTGGCGTGGTCGCAAAATAA
- a CDS encoding KamA family radical SAM protein, with product MKFSFPPSPKPEHISQSDWNNWTWQLRHSLKTQNDFAKHFVLTDDEKAAFDGGKELFNVRTTPYYASLAGEAGESIRQILMPHRYEIEEGLQQMVDPLGEKKNNPAPRVIHRYSDRALFLITDICSVYCRFCTRKHFTGQEQAFIRNDEYEQALNYIRQHSGLREVILSGGDPLTVSDAQLDRVLTDLRNIEHIEIIRIGSRMPVVCPMRVTDDLVRILKKHKPVFLMSHFNHPRELTAEAVAALERFVDNGIPVMNQMVLLNGINNHPAIVQALNRRLLYLRVKPYYMFQCDPSIGTDHLRTSVEDSLQIQKELWGHLSGLAMPNLSLDIPNGGGKTYLVPNFEVGQEGLTRHYVGWDGVKAEYVSPAPEKIKKPDASLYEDEWRALKNSKSQLETL from the coding sequence ATGAAGTTTTCTTTCCCGCCAAGCCCCAAGCCAGAACATATCTCTCAGTCCGATTGGAATAATTGGACCTGGCAGCTTCGTCACAGCCTGAAAACCCAAAATGATTTCGCCAAGCACTTCGTCCTTACTGACGACGAAAAGGCGGCGTTTGACGGCGGCAAAGAACTCTTTAATGTGCGTACGACGCCTTACTACGCGAGCTTGGCGGGGGAGGCTGGCGAGTCTATCCGACAGATTTTAATGCCTCATCGCTATGAAATCGAAGAGGGGTTGCAGCAGATGGTCGATCCCTTAGGGGAAAAGAAAAACAACCCCGCGCCGCGTGTGATTCACCGATATTCCGATCGAGCCTTATTTTTAATCACAGACATTTGCAGCGTTTACTGCCGTTTTTGCACGCGCAAACACTTCACGGGCCAAGAACAGGCGTTTATACGAAACGACGAATATGAACAGGCGTTGAACTATATTCGTCAACATTCGGGGCTTCGGGAGGTGATTCTTTCAGGTGGTGATCCGTTGACAGTCAGCGATGCGCAGTTGGATCGTGTTCTGACGGATTTAAGAAATATCGAACACATTGAAATCATTCGCATCGGTTCGCGGATGCCGGTGGTGTGCCCGATGCGTGTGACGGATGATCTTGTGCGAATACTTAAAAAACACAAACCCGTCTTCTTGATGTCCCACTTCAATCATCCTCGCGAGCTGACGGCGGAAGCCGTCGCGGCGCTGGAAAGATTCGTAGACAATGGTATTCCAGTGATGAACCAGATGGTTCTGCTCAACGGAATCAACAATCATCCGGCGATTGTGCAAGCTTTGAATCGCCGACTTCTGTATTTACGCGTGAAACCTTATTACATGTTTCAATGTGATCCTTCGATTGGCACTGATCACCTAAGAACCTCGGTCGAGGACTCGCTGCAAATTCAGAAAGAATTGTGGGGCCATCTTTCGGGATTGGCGATGCCGAATTTATCTTTGGATATTCCCAATGGTGGAGGCAAAACCTATCTTGTTCCAAATTTTGAAGTCGGGCAGGAGGGGTTGACCCGCCATTACGTCGGCTGGGACGGAGTCAAAGCGGAATACGTAAGCCCGGCCCCAGAAAAGATCAAAAAGCCCGATGCCTCGCTCTATGAAGACGAGTGGCGCGCCCTAAAAAATTCGAAATCTCAGCTCGAAACACTTTAG
- a CDS encoding flagellin, whose amino-acid sequence MGMRVTTNIAALNAQRNLVGSQRAVNDSMAKLASGSRINKAADDAAGLAISERLKAQIRSASQAQRNANDGISLIQTAEGGLNEIGNIIVRLRELGIQAASDTVGETERGMLNKEVTQLKDEMQRIAKSTTWGTTKLLDGSAPKFDFQVGIGNDAFADRISFDAGAHAATTDALGLDGLDYSSKEGAQEALARLDAAQTNVSGTRAYLGALQNRLTSTVDNLGVTQENLSAANSRIRDTDVAAASSEMIRNNILLQAGTSVLAQANQANQLALKLIG is encoded by the coding sequence ATGGGAATGAGAGTAACAACAAACATTGCGGCGTTGAATGCACAAAGAAATTTGGTGGGTTCACAAAGAGCCGTCAATGATTCGATGGCAAAGCTGGCATCTGGCAGTCGCATCAATAAAGCGGCCGATGATGCCGCCGGTTTGGCTATTTCTGAAAGATTGAAAGCTCAGATTCGTTCTGCATCGCAGGCGCAAAGAAACGCGAATGATGGAATTTCGCTCATTCAGACAGCCGAAGGCGGATTGAATGAGATCGGCAACATCATTGTTCGTCTGCGTGAGCTGGGCATCCAAGCGGCTTCTGACACTGTTGGCGAAACAGAACGTGGGATGCTCAATAAAGAGGTCACACAGTTGAAAGACGAAATGCAGCGTATCGCGAAGTCGACGACTTGGGGAACGACGAAACTTTTGGATGGTTCAGCCCCAAAGTTTGATTTTCAAGTTGGAATTGGCAACGATGCTTTTGCAGATCGCATTTCCTTCGATGCAGGCGCGCACGCCGCGACTACAGATGCTCTTGGCTTGGATGGTCTCGACTATTCCTCGAAAGAAGGGGCGCAAGAGGCGTTGGCGCGTTTGGATGCAGCACAAACCAACGTCAGTGGAACGCGCGCCTATCTGGGAGCCTTGCAGAATCGTCTGACTTCCACTGTCGATAATCTGGGAGTGACTCAGGAAAACCTTTCAGCGGCGAACAGTCGTATTCGGGATACTGATGTTGCGGCGGCTTCAAGCGAAATGATTCGAAATAATATTTTATTGCAGGCGGGAACCTCGGTGTTGGCGCAGGCAAACCAAGCAAACCAATTGGCTCTCAAATTGATTGGTTGA